From the Quercus lobata isolate SW786 chromosome 6, ValleyOak3.0 Primary Assembly, whole genome shotgun sequence genome, one window contains:
- the LOC115949742 gene encoding uncharacterized protein LOC115949742, translated as MSSPEADEILYAYIAVAPHAVSLVLIRDDNGLQKPVYYVSKSLHETEVRYLPFEKAILVVVHTTRKLPHYFQTYTVVVLTQLPLKSVLRTADYTGRIAIWSTILGAFDIKYMPRTSIKGLVLANLVVEFAEPPVEIVAEERNTDGKSVGVISIPGPPCWKVYVDGAANQRGSGVGLVLVSPEKTIIEKYLRLGFSATNNEAEYEALLQGMAMVQKMGGKTVEMFSNLRLVVGQVKGELEARDARMQEYLSQVKRLQSDFNLFSLSHVSRSGNTHADSLATLATSSAKGIPRVILVEHPDRTNEVAKGMVYIHEVRVGPSWMDPIVRFLKDDILPEEKLEAEKIRRNAPRFWLSEDHKLYKHSYSEPYLLCIHPKASELLLEELHEGICGSHIGGRSLSH; from the coding sequence atgtctagtcctgaGGCCGATGAAATCTTATATGCATATATTGCTGTGGCCCCACATGCTGTGAGCTTGGTGCTAATACGGGATGACAATGGCCTTCAAAAGCCAGTCTATTACGTGAGTAAGTCGCTGCATGAAACCGAGGTCAGATACTTACCCTTCGAGAAAGCCATACTGGTTGTGGTCCATACCACgcgaaagcttccccattatttccaaaCCTATACAGTGGTTGTTCTAACCCAACTACCCTTGAAGTCCGTACTTCGAACCGCTGATTACACTGGAAGGATTGCCATATGGAGCACAATTCTGGgagcttttgacatcaagtacatgcctcgaaCCTCCATAAAGGGCCTGGTCCTAGCTAACTTGGTGGTCGAATTTGCTGAACCACCAGTAGAAATAGTAGCAGAGGAGCGCAACacggatggaaaatcggttggagTAATCTCTATACCAGGACCCCCATGTTGGAAGGTGTACGTTGATGGCGCGGCAAATCAAAGGGGGTCCGGAGTAGGGCTAGTCCTAGTATCTCCTGAGAAGACTATCATAGAGAAATACCTGAGACTTGGATTCTCAGCCACGAATAATGAAGCTGAATATGAGGCCTTGTTACAAGGAATGGCCATGGTgcagaaaatgggaggaaaaacaGTAGAGATGTTCTCGAACTTGAGATTAGTAGTGGGCCAGGTAAAGGGAGAGTTGGAAGCCAGAGATGCAAGGATGCAAGAGTACTTAAGTCAGGTCAAACGCTTGCAGTCAGACTTCAATCTTTTCAGCCTGTCACACGTCTCCAGAAGTGGAAACACTCATGCAGATTCATTAGCCACActtgctacctcctcggcaaAGGGTATACCTCGAGTCATTCTTGTCGAGCATCCGGATAGAACAAATGAGGTTGCAAAAGGCATGGTCTATATCCATGAGGTTAGAGTGGgtcctagctggatggaccctatagtGAGGTTCCTCAAAGATGATATCCTGCCCGAGGAGAAGTTAGAGGCTGAAAAAATACGAAGAAACgctcctcggttctggttgTCCGAGGACCACAAATTGTATAAGCACTCCTATTCTGAGCCATATTTACTGTGTATTCACCCTAAAGCATCAGAATTACTGCTTGAAGAGCTGCACGAAGGGATTTGTGGGAGCCACATAGGAGGAAGATCTTTGTCGCACTAA
- the LOC115949743 gene encoding uncharacterized protein LOC115949743, translating into MAGESTRRNQNFYCQYHQDHGHTTENCRNLWNYLDQLVREGKLRHLLHHPSGHQGQAHQEPPRDIALRPPVGMINVILAALGRTGICPSRVLSVAQWPAKESQPKSKRAKMNFHPILSFSEEDKIGTIQPHDDVLLITLRIGDYDVKKVMVDGGSGAEVMYPNLYKGLRLKPEDLMPYNSPLMSFGGKLVIPKGMIRLPIQTGPEIMEVNFIVADTYSPYTAIIGRPWLHTLGAVASSLHQKVKLPSGDQVLEIRGCQSTARQSAEEAKCEDLEEVVIGGDPEKFFRVGAQLPLQEKEELIEFLKRNIDVFARDAYDAPGIDLAFICHHLNVNPSITPKK; encoded by the exons ATGGCTGGAGAGTCCACGAGGCGCAATCAGAACttttattgccaataccaccagGACCACGGACATACCACGGAGAACTGCAGGAACCTCTGGAACTATCTGGACCAGCtagtccgagaaggaaagctgAGGCACCTTCTGCATCATCCCAGTGGTCATCAAGGCCAGGCCCATCAAGAACCCCCGAGAGATATTGCCTTAAGGCCACCCGTAGGGATGATCAATGTAATCTTGGCCGCACTAGGAAGAACAGGCATATGCCCTTCACGAGTGTTATCTGTGGCTCAGTGGCCTGCCAAGGAGTCCCAGCCAAAGTCGAAGAGGGCCAAAATGAATTTTCACCCAATCTTGAGTTTTTCAGAAGAAGACAAGATCGGAACCATCCAGCCCCATGACGATGTGCTGTTGATCACTCTCAGAATCGGGGACTACGATGTGAAAAAAGTGATGGTGGATGGTGGCAGTGGGGCCGAGGTTATGTACCCCAACCTCTACAAGGGGCTAAGGTTGAAACCAGAAGATTTGATGCCCTATAACTCTCCTTTGATGAGCTTCGGCGGGAAGCTTGTCATTCCAAAGGGCATGATTAGGCTACCTATTCAGACCGGCCCAGAGATAATGGAGGTGAACTTTATCGTGGCGGACACCTACTCTCCCTATACAGCCATCATCGGTAGGCCTTGGCTTCATACCTTAGGGGCTGTTGCCTCCTCattgcatcagaaggtgaaattgCCATCAGGGGACCAAGTTCTCGAAATCCGTGGTTGCCAATCCACGGCAAGGCAGT CTGCCGAGGAGGCGAAATGCGAAGATCTAGAGGAGGTGGTCATTGGTGGTGACCCAGAGAAGTTCTTTCGGGTAGGGGCTCAGCTGCCTCTTCAAGAGAAGGAGGAGTTGATTGagtttctcaaaagaaatattGACGTGTTTGCAAGGGATGCCTACGATGCCCCCGGGATTGATCTAGCCTTCATCTGTCACCATCTCAATGTCAACCCGTCCATCACTCCCAAGAAGTAG